The sequence CGGGCATGGGCTTCGTCGAAGTCGAATCGTTTCCCAAAGTCAATTGAGGAGCGGATCACCTGCTGATTGAACTCGTCAGTCCAGTTGTTCTGGTCAGCCATTTCTTTCAGCAGACCATCGCGGAAGTTCGCTTTGGTGACGTAGATGTGTTTCTGCTGGTAAGCCTCGGCCAGCTTGGTATAGGCCAGCAAGGCAGGCCCCAGAGTCTCTGCATCAGTGAAGGAGAGGTGGTAAGTCTGTGCCAGCTCATCCTCGCTCTGCTGAAGAATCCGGTCGGTGAACTTGCTCAATTCCGAGACTTTAAGGCGATCCAGTTCGTCAGGTGAATTGCCGGGATCCGGAATTTCGTCATCGGGACGCAGCTGTGCGAGGGCAAATCGGACGTCGCCTCCCAGCACCACCAGCTTGATCGATTTATCCCCGGGGACTTCGTGGGTGATCTGCTGAATCACGCGTTCGATCTGGTTCTCCATGATCGTCCGCTCTTTGGAAAGAGGCACCCGGTATCCTTTGAGCATCTCCCGCAGACGGAGTGCTCCCAGCCGGTAGTTACTGGAGAACAGCACGTTCCCTTCCTGGACCAGCAGCAGTTCTGTTGTTCCCCCACCGATTTCGGTGACAATCGTCTGGGCTTCGTCCAGATTGGGTTTGGCCGTCAGGTAGGGGCGGATTCCCTGGTATGTAATTCGGTTGACCTCTGCTTCATCCAGCGGTGAAACTTCAAAACCGGTGGCGATGAAAATCCGGTCGGTGAACGCCAGGCGGTTGTCTGCTTCACGGACCGCGCTGGTCGCGACGACGCGAATCTGGTCGTCACGGTTGATCTGATATTCATCCAGACGGCGGCGATAGCTCTTCAGGATGCGAACACATTCTTCCATCGTGGCCTTCTGAATGTTCCGCGTCTGAAAAGTATCCTTCCCCAGCGTAACCGCCTGAGAGAGACGCTCCAGAGCATAGACCGTACCGTCTTCCTTGATCTCGGCAATCGCCATACGGATGGCGCCGGTGCCGATATCGATCACAGCAATTAAACGATTGGGCATGGATTCCAGTCGGCTGGATCCACCACTCGCCTCAGCTGGAGGGGAATCTTTTGTGTTCATACCTGTGTTTTAATTCTCGAGGATGACTGTTCCTGAATGACTTTCTGAGCCCAGGCGGCTACACCCATGACGCTGGAATCATCTCCCAGCTGGGCAGCGACGACTTTAAATGAATCTTTGAATGTCGGCATGACATTGTGCCGCGTGGCTTCCGAGACCGCTTCGACGAACAGGTCGGGCATCGCTTCCACAAGTCCCCCTCCCAGTACGATGACTTCGGGGGAAAGGGTGTGGACCATGTTACCTGCTGCAATTCCGATGTACTCAGCAGCCCGCAGAATAATTTTTCGTACACTTTCATCGCCCCCTTTAATCGAGGAAGCGAGAATACCGCTGCGGATATCAGACAGGTCTGTGCCTGCCAGCGAGCGGAGCTTGGGAGCATCACCCCGGTAAGCAGCCTGAGCTGCAGCGGCAGAGATCGCCAGTCGACTGGCCAGGGCCTCCAGGCACCCATGCTGTCCACATCCGCACTCGGGACCTTCCGGAAGGACTTTGATATGTCCGATTTCCATGCAGGAACTCTTACTGCCCTGAATCAACTGACCGCGATAGACGGCTCCTCCGCCGATCCCCGTTCCCGGGAAGATGCCCAGCGTCGAACTCGCTCCTCGGGCAGCGCCGAATCGATATTCGCCATAGACGCCCGCATCGACATCATTACAGAGGATTACCGGGCAACCAAACTCTTTCTCCAGTACCTGCTTAACCGGGGCATTGTACCAGCCGAGATTGGGGGCCTCGAAGATGATGCCCTGCTCAAGATCCAGCGGTCCCGGACAACCCACGCCGATCCCCGCCAGTTCGGCAGGTGTGAGTCCTGCTTCTTCCAGTGCCTGATGAATTGTCTGAGCCATCCGCTCCAGACCGAGCTCTACTCCTGCGTGCCCCTTGGTTTTTCGGCGTTTCTTTCCCAGGGTTTTATATTGTGAATCAAAGATCTTGGCGAGCATCTTCGTGCCCCCCAGATCGAAACCTGCCCAGTAGCCGCTCTTTGGTTGAACTGAATCAGTAGACATCTTCCAGTTTTCTATCTCTAGGATTTCGCTCTGCTGGTGTGTCAGCGTCAGAAGCGGCTCGCCACTTCCCGACTGAACTCATTTTATTATAGCGAAAAGTTCTTATCTCGTGAATTCTGACGGTTTTAGAACTCGAGAAGCAAGATGGACCATGAAATTTATACGATTCTA comes from Gimesia chilikensis and encodes:
- a CDS encoding Ppx/GppA phosphatase family protein, coding for MNTKDSPPAEASGGSSRLESMPNRLIAVIDIGTGAIRMAIAEIKEDGTVYALERLSQAVTLGKDTFQTRNIQKATMEECVRILKSYRRRLDEYQINRDDQIRVVATSAVREADNRLAFTDRIFIATGFEVSPLDEAEVNRITYQGIRPYLTAKPNLDEAQTIVTEIGGGTTELLLVQEGNVLFSSNYRLGALRLREMLKGYRVPLSKERTIMENQIERVIQQITHEVPGDKSIKLVVLGGDVRFALAQLRPDDEIPDPGNSPDELDRLKVSELSKFTDRILQQSEDELAQTYHLSFTDAETLGPALLAYTKLAEAYQQKHIYVTKANFRDGLLKEMADQNNWTDEFNQQVIRSSIDFGKRFDFDEAHARHVAFLADTLFQSLHNEHKLDAKNRLLLYTASLLHEIGIYVNQRGYHKHSMYLISNGNLFGLGQVDLLLVALIARYHRRASPKATHQGYSTLDRFSRIAIAKMAAILRVADALDYSYSQRVQEIECEITQGQLIISIPHVEDVSLEQIALVEKGPLFEEVFGMKVHLRKKQ
- a CDS encoding ROK family protein encodes the protein MSTDSVQPKSGYWAGFDLGGTKMLAKIFDSQYKTLGKKRRKTKGHAGVELGLERMAQTIHQALEEAGLTPAELAGIGVGCPGPLDLEQGIIFEAPNLGWYNAPVKQVLEKEFGCPVILCNDVDAGVYGEYRFGAARGASSTLGIFPGTGIGGGAVYRGQLIQGSKSSCMEIGHIKVLPEGPECGCGQHGCLEALASRLAISAAAAQAAYRGDAPKLRSLAGTDLSDIRSGILASSIKGGDESVRKIILRAAEYIGIAAGNMVHTLSPEVIVLGGGLVEAMPDLFVEAVSEATRHNVMPTFKDSFKVVAAQLGDDSSVMGVAAWAQKVIQEQSSSRIKTQV